ACAGTGGGAAAACGACAAACCGACCGTAGTTGCGCTGCGTGAAATCGCTGAAGGCCTGATGAGCTACGAGTTCATCGCCGAGCAGGAAATCGTCCACGAAGACCCGGTCTTCGCTGCGTTCGAGGACGAGTCCAACGAGGCCGTCTAAGCCTATGCCTGGTCGACGTAGCACGGCGCGGGATCACAGCCTACGGCAGGAGTTATCATGCCGAGCATAGACGCCCTCGCCGATCGCTTATCGACCTACCTCGGCAATGACCAGGTCAACCTGGTCCGCCGAGCGTATTTCTACGCCGAACAAGCCCACGACGGCCAACGCCGCCGCAGCGGCGAGGCGTACGTCACGCATCCTCTTGCCGTGGCAAACATTCTTGCCGACATGCACATGGACCATCAGAGCCTGATGGCTGCGATGCTGCATGACGTAATCGAAGACACCGGTATCGCCAAGGAAGCGCTGCAAGCGCAGTTCGGTGAAACCGTGGCCGAACTGGTCGACGGGGTCAGCAAACTGACCCAGATGAACTTCGAGACCAAGGCCGAAGCCCAGGCTGAAAACTTCCAGAAAATGGCCATGGCCATGGCACGCGACATTCGCGTGATCCTGGTCAAGCTCGCCGACCGCCTGCACAACATGCGCACGCTGGAAGTGCTGTCCGGCGAAAAACGCCGGCGCATCGCCAAGGAAACCCTCGAGATCTACGCACCCATCGCCAACCGGCTGGGCATGCACGCGATCCGCATCGAGTTCGAAGACCTCGGTTTCAAGGCCATGCACCCGATGCGTTCCGCGCGGATCTACCAGGCGGTCAAACGCGCCCGGGGCAACCGCAAGGAAATCGTCAACAAGATCGAAGAGTCCCTTGGCCACTGCCTCGCCATCGACGGCATCCAGGGTGAAGTCAGTGGTCGCCAGAAACACCTCTACGGCATTTACAAGAAAATGCGCGGCAAGCGTCGGGCTTTCAACGAGATCATGGACGTCTACGCGTTCCGGATCATCGTCGACAAGGTCGATACCTGCTACCGCGTGCTGGGTGCTGTTCATAATTTGTACAAACCGTTGCCGGGGCGCTTCAAGGATTACATCGCGATCCCCAAGGCCAACGGCTATCAGTCGCTGCACACCACGCTGTTCGGCATGCACGGTGTTCCGATCGAGATCCAGATCCGCACCCGTGAAATGGAAGAGATGGCCAACAACGGCATTGCCGCCCACTGGCTGTACAAATCCAGCGGCGACGAGCAGCCGAAAGGCACTCATGCCCGCGCCCGTCAGTGGGTCAAAGGCGTGCTGGAAATGCAGCAACGTGCCGGCAACTCGCTGGAATTCATCGAGAGCGTGAAGATCGACCTGTTCCCGGACGAGGTCTACGTGTTCACGCCCAAAGGCCGGATCATGGAGCTGCCCAAAGGCTCCACGGCGGTCGACTTTGCCTACGCGGTGCACACCGATGTCGGCAACAGCTGCATCGCCTGCCGGATCAACCGTCGTCTCGCGCCGCTGTCCGAACCACTGCAAAGTGGCTCCACGGTCGAGATCGTCAGCGCCCCCGGCGCACGGCCGAATCCGGCGTGGCTCAACTTCGTGGTCACCGGCAAGGCGCGGACCCACATCCGCCACGCGCTGAAACTGCAACGCCGCTCCGAATCCATCAGCCTCGGCGAACGCCTGCTGAACAAGGTGCTCAACGGTTTCGACAGCGCGCTGGAACAGATTCCGGCCGAACGCGTGAAGGCGATGCTCACCGAGTACCGCCTCGAACTGATCGAAGACTTGCTGGAAGACATCGGCCTGGGCAACCGCATGGCCTATGTCGTGGCGCGTCGCCTGCTCGGCGAAGGCGAGCAACTGCCAAGCCCTGAAGGCCCGCTGGCGATTCGCGGCACCGAAGGTCTCGTGCTCAGTTACGCCAAATGCTGCACGCCGATCCCGGGCGACCCGATTGTCGGGCACCTGTCGGCGGGCAAAGGCATGGTCGTGCACCTGGACAACTGCCGCAACATCAGCGAAATCCGCCACAACCCGGAAAAATGCATCCAGCTCTCGTGGGCCAAGGATGTCACCGGCGAATTCAACGTCGAACTGCGTGTCGAGCTGGAACACCAGCGCGGCCTGATCGCCCTGCTGGCCAGCAGCGTCAACGCGGCCGACGGCAATATCGAGAAAATCAGCATGGATGAGCGCGATGGTCGCATCAGCGTCGTCCAGTTGGTGGTCAGCGTCCACGACCGTGTGCACCTGGCCCGCGTGATCAAGAAACTGCGCGCACTGACCGGGGTGATCCGCATCACCCGCATGCGTGCCTGAGCCCACCATTACAAGGAGTCATACATGACCAAGACCGTTATCACCAGCGACAAGGCCCCGGCCGCCATCGGTACTTACTCCCAGGCGATCAAGGCTGGCAACACTGTCTACATGTCGGGCCAGATCCCGCTGGACCCGAAAACCATGGAACTGGTCGAAGGCTTCGAAGCCCAGACCGTCCAGGTCTTCGAGAACCTGAAAGCCGTGGCCGAAGCTGCCGGCGGTTCATTCAAGGACATCGTCAAGCTGAACATCTTCCTCACCGACCTGAGCCACTTCGCCAAGGTCAACGAGATCATGGGCAAGTACTTCGACCAGCCATACCCGGCCCGCGCCGCCATCGGCGTTGCAGCCCTGCCAAAGGGTTCGCAGGTTGAGATGGATGCCATTCTGGTCATCGAGTAATGCGCACGGCGCGACCCTTCAAGGTCGCGCCGACTGCTCTGCGGTAAAGAAAAGGTTTTGAAAGGATTCCACCATGCGCAAAGCGCTTGCTCTCTCGCTGCTCGCCATTTTCCTCGGCGGTTGCGCCAGCAACCCTGCCGACCGTGACATCAGCGGCACCTGGATCAATCAGGTCGCCATCGATGCCGCCGCCAAGGGCGGCCCCCTGCGTGAAGCGCTTCAGGCCTACGGCCCGAACCTGGAATGGGACATCAACACCAAGGCCGGACAGGCCCGCTTCACCAACGGTTTCGAGAACGTCGAAGGACGGCTGCAGGGCGAACAGTCCGGCGCCTGGAAAGTCGATTTCTACGGCAGCTCCGGCAGCGAGCTGAAACGCGACGGCGGCCAGTTGCACCAGGCTGCCAGCGAAAACGAACCGCAGCAGCTCTTCGATCGCGCGCAGATTCCGGTGCCGGAAGGCGCACCGATCGGCGCCAGCTTCGAACGCGCGCTGTATTCGGCCTACCTGGGCGGCAACTGGACCATCGCCAGCGGCCAGGGCGAAGGCGCCACCGTGCAATTCCAGGCTGACGGACAAGTCTCCGGCCTGCCGGGTGCCGACCGCTATGCCTTGTGCCTGGCGGGCGACTGCGCCTCGATGAGCAGCGGAAACGACAGCATGTGGCTGCAGCAGAACGGTCAGGGCAACAACTGGATCTTCGTTCGCAAGGGCAAGGAGCTGGAGATTTTGCAGGCCGTGAACACGGCACTGGCGGATGAACAGCCGCAGTTCAGCCCGGGTGAACGCAAGTGGTTGCTCGAGAAGCAGTGATCTGCGCGTGAAACAAAAAAGGCGGAAGCAAACCATTGCTCCCGCCTTTTTTACATCTGCAAATCAGCAGCGACCCTCAAGAATCGCGGCATAACCCTCGCGATAACTCGGATACGTCGGCACCCAGCCCAACGCCTTCGCCCGGGCATTGCTGCAACGCTTGCTGCCGGTTCGGCGCACGCTCTCGTCTTCCGACCATTCGGTGACACCCAGATACTCGCGCAACCACGCCACCACTTCGGCCAGCGGCGCCGGCGCATCGTCCACGCCGATGTAGACGTCATCCAGCGCCACACCCTTGCGATCCGCCTCCAGCAGAAACGCCATCAGGCCCGCCGCGTCATCGGCATGGATGCGATTGCCATACAGCGGCGGATCGACCGCCACGCGATAGCCACGACGCACCTGGGTCAGCAGCCATTCACGGCCCGGGCCGTAGATGCCGGTCAGACGCACGATGCTCGCCGGGATGCCGCTGTTCAGCGCAACCTGCTCGGCTTCCAGCATCACCCGACCGGAATAACCAGCGGCAACGGTCTCGGATTTTTCATCCACCCATTCCCCGTCCTGCTGCCCGTAGACACTGCTGCTGGAAACGAACAGCAGCCGATCCGGCACCTGCCCGTAATCGTCCAGCCAGCCCAGCACATGCTGCAAACCCTGCACATAAGCCGCGCGATAACCGGCTTCATCGTGCTCGGTCGCGGCGGCGCAATACACCAGGTAATCCACAGCACCGACCGGCCAGGTCTCGGGGCAGTCTTCATTGAACAAGTCACCGGCCACACCGATAACGCCTTCCGGCAAACGTGAAACATTGCGGCGCAGGCCGTACACCTGAAAGCCGGCAGCCAGCAATTGCGTGGCCAGACGGCTGCCGACATCACCGCAACCGGCGATCAAAACAGAGGGCGCGGACATCAAAAATCTCCCATCGGAAAGCGACAGACTAGCCCTGGCAGGGGACGAGCGGCTAGCAATGAAGGAAAAAAAGCAACTCTATTACTTCTGTTAACAAGAATTACTTGCAATAATGCACGTCACTTTTGTTCTCGGCCTCACGAGGCCTGGAAGAGCATCACCGTTTTTCTACCTCAGGTCCGGCCAGCATGACACGCATTCAAACCCCCGCTTCGCCAACCAACCGACCTCGCGCCTGGAGCGCGGTGGCTGCCCTGCTCCTCAGCCTGATGCTGGCGCCAACCGCCGCTTTCGCTGACGCCCAGGCGCCGGCTACTCCAGCTGCCCACGAGCAGACTGCACCGGCTGCCCCTGCCGCCGCGCCGGCCGCGACCGACCCGGTTCAGGCCGTGGACGCCAGCGCCGAAGACGCACCTGAAGTCCTTGAAGCCGACAACACGCTGGGCATGGCCCACGATCTGTCGCCATGGGGCATGTACCAGAATGCCGACATCATCGTGAAGATGGTAATGATCGGTCTGGCTATCGCTTCGATCATCACCTGGACCATCTGGATTGCCAAAGGCTTCGAGCTGATGGGCGCCAAGCGTCGCCTGCGTGGCGAAATCGCTGCCCTGAAAAAAGCCACCACTCTTAAAGAAGCCAGCGCCACTGCGGCGAAGGAAGGCACTCTCGCCAACCTGCTGGTTCACGACGCCCTCGAAGAGATGCGCCTGTCGGTCAACTCCCGCGAGAAAGAAGGCATCAAGGAACGCGTCAGCTTCCGCCTCGAGCGTCTGGTGGCCGCCTGTGGCCGCAACATGAGCAGCGGCACCGGCGTACTCGCCACCATCGGTTCCACCGCACCGTTCGTCGGCCTGTTCGGCACCGTGTGGGGCATCATGAACAGCTTCATCGGCATCGCCAAAACCCAGACCACCAACCTCGCCGTCGTGGCTCCGGGCATCGCTGAAGCGCTGCTGGCTACTGCATTGGGTCTGGTCGCCGCGATTCCTGCCGTGGTCATCTACAACGTGTTCGCCCGCTCCATCGCCGGTTACAAGGCTCAGGTTTCCGATGCGTCGGCAGAAGTCCTGCTGCTGGTCAGCCGCGACCTCGACCACCAGCCTGAGCGCAGCAGCTCGCAACCGCACATGGTGAAAGTGGGGTAATCGGCCATGGGCCTGCATTTGAAAGAAGGCGCAGACGACGATCTGGCCGAGAACCACGAAATCAACGTCACGCCGTTCATCGACGTGATGCTGGTGCTGTTGATCATCTTCATGGTGGCGGCTCCGCTGGCCACCGTGGACATCAAGGTCGACCTGCCTGCCTCGACCGCCAAACCGGCACCGCGGCCAGAGAAACCGGTGTTCCTCAGCGTCAAGGCTGATCAGCGCCTGTACATCGGTGACGACGAAGTCAAAGCCGAAACCCTCGGCGCCGTGCTCGACGCCAGGACCCATGGCAAGAAAGACACCACCATCTTCTTCCAGGCCGACAAAGGCGTGGATTACGGCGACCTGATGAGCGTGATGGACAAGCTGCGCAGCGCCGGTTACCTGAAGGTTGGTCTGGTCGGCCTCGAGAGCGCAGTCAAGAAATGATCACGACGCGCCATAAGCTGACGCGTTACAGCGGTAGCCTGGCCGTGGTGCTGGGCGTTCACGCGCTGGCCATCGCGCTGGCGCTGAACTGGACCGCCCGCCCGCCCATCGAATTGCCGCCGCAGGCAATGATGGTCGAGCTGGCACCGGTTCCGGCCCCGCCACCGCCTGCACCGCCGAAAGTCGTCACACCACCGCAGCCACCGGCTCCGGTCGAAGAACTGCCGATCCCGAAACTGGCCGAAGCCCCCAAGGCAGAGA
This genomic window from Pseudomonas kribbensis contains:
- the rpoZ gene encoding DNA-directed RNA polymerase subunit omega: MARVTVEDCLEHVENRFELVMLSTKRARQLATGGKEPLVQWENDKPTVVALREIAEGLMSYEFIAEQEIVHEDPVFAAFEDESNEAV
- the spoT gene encoding bifunctional GTP diphosphokinase/guanosine-3',5'-bis pyrophosphate 3'-pyrophosphohydrolase; translated protein: MPSIDALADRLSTYLGNDQVNLVRRAYFYAEQAHDGQRRRSGEAYVTHPLAVANILADMHMDHQSLMAAMLHDVIEDTGIAKEALQAQFGETVAELVDGVSKLTQMNFETKAEAQAENFQKMAMAMARDIRVILVKLADRLHNMRTLEVLSGEKRRRIAKETLEIYAPIANRLGMHAIRIEFEDLGFKAMHPMRSARIYQAVKRARGNRKEIVNKIEESLGHCLAIDGIQGEVSGRQKHLYGIYKKMRGKRRAFNEIMDVYAFRIIVDKVDTCYRVLGAVHNLYKPLPGRFKDYIAIPKANGYQSLHTTLFGMHGVPIEIQIRTREMEEMANNGIAAHWLYKSSGDEQPKGTHARARQWVKGVLEMQQRAGNSLEFIESVKIDLFPDEVYVFTPKGRIMELPKGSTAVDFAYAVHTDVGNSCIACRINRRLAPLSEPLQSGSTVEIVSAPGARPNPAWLNFVVTGKARTHIRHALKLQRRSESISLGERLLNKVLNGFDSALEQIPAERVKAMLTEYRLELIEDLLEDIGLGNRMAYVVARRLLGEGEQLPSPEGPLAIRGTEGLVLSYAKCCTPIPGDPIVGHLSAGKGMVVHLDNCRNISEIRHNPEKCIQLSWAKDVTGEFNVELRVELEHQRGLIALLASSVNAADGNIEKISMDERDGRISVVQLVVSVHDRVHLARVIKKLRALTGVIRITRMRA
- a CDS encoding RidA family protein, with the translated sequence MTKTVITSDKAPAAIGTYSQAIKAGNTVYMSGQIPLDPKTMELVEGFEAQTVQVFENLKAVAEAAGGSFKDIVKLNIFLTDLSHFAKVNEIMGKYFDQPYPARAAIGVAALPKGSQVEMDAILVIE
- a CDS encoding SDR family oxidoreductase yields the protein MSAPSVLIAGCGDVGSRLATQLLAAGFQVYGLRRNVSRLPEGVIGVAGDLFNEDCPETWPVGAVDYLVYCAAATEHDEAGYRAAYVQGLQHVLGWLDDYGQVPDRLLFVSSSSVYGQQDGEWVDEKSETVAAGYSGRVMLEAEQVALNSGIPASIVRLTGIYGPGREWLLTQVRRGYRVAVDPPLYGNRIHADDAAGLMAFLLEADRKGVALDDVYIGVDDAPAPLAEVVAWLREYLGVTEWSEDESVRRTGSKRCSNARAKALGWVPTYPSYREGYAAILEGRC
- the exbB gene encoding tonB-system energizer ExbB → MTRIQTPASPTNRPRAWSAVAALLLSLMLAPTAAFADAQAPATPAAHEQTAPAAPAAAPAATDPVQAVDASAEDAPEVLEADNTLGMAHDLSPWGMYQNADIIVKMVMIGLAIASIITWTIWIAKGFELMGAKRRLRGEIAALKKATTLKEASATAAKEGTLANLLVHDALEEMRLSVNSREKEGIKERVSFRLERLVAACGRNMSSGTGVLATIGSTAPFVGLFGTVWGIMNSFIGIAKTQTTNLAVVAPGIAEALLATALGLVAAIPAVVIYNVFARSIAGYKAQVSDASAEVLLLVSRDLDHQPERSSSQPHMVKVG
- the exbD gene encoding TonB system transport protein ExbD, which gives rise to MGLHLKEGADDDLAENHEINVTPFIDVMLVLLIIFMVAAPLATVDIKVDLPASTAKPAPRPEKPVFLSVKADQRLYIGDDEVKAETLGAVLDARTHGKKDTTIFFQADKGVDYGDLMSVMDKLRSAGYLKVGLVGLESAVKK